A single Elaeis guineensis isolate ETL-2024a chromosome 15, EG11, whole genome shotgun sequence DNA region contains:
- the LOC105058699 gene encoding uncharacterized GPI-anchored protein At4g28100-like yields the protein MRTMLPQIPLLVLLLFGQISLLPAMPVLPEPDPATVQPSLPFPTSSLPTTIPAFPEQSNAASAACPLDLPDDLVPAVSAACSASSAGRLPSRSRCCPALAAWLYAGYFATALAARPLPAPPTLDLPVLPDDSEACVGGVERALRDRGVRLPRVNGTCDAAYCFCGIRLRRLTCAGGAFAASGAEGRWVPLGDAARRLERDCSRPGLAGCSRCLRTLDQMKSKQGSGNLTKTSKTEGGTRDRECQLMGVTWLLSKNRTHYLPAVTSVLRALMAADAAGATTDPTSCSLPHDSMPLAVDSAQIDGQAASSAIGRSPLTSNPLLLLTAFLLSSFF from the exons ATGAGAACAATGCTGCCTCAGATCCCTCTCCTTGTCCTTCTACTCTTTGGCCAAATCTCTCTTCTGCCAGCCATGCCCGTCCTGCCCGAACCCGACCCGGCCACCGTCCAGCCCTCCCTCCCTTTCCCCACGTCCTCCCTACCCACCACCATCCCAGCGTTCCCCGAGCAGTCCAACGCCGCCAGCGCCGCCTGCCCCCTCGACCTCCCCGACGACCTCGTCCCCGCCGTCTCAGCCGCCTGCTCCGCATCCTCCGCCGGCCGCCTTCCCTCCCGGTCACGCTGCTGCCCGGCCCTCGCCGCCTGGCTCTACGCTGGCTACTTCGCCACCGCCCTCGCAGCCCGCCCCCTGCCCGCGCCTCCCACACTCGACCTGCCCGTCCTGCCAGACGACTCCGAGGCCTGCGTTGGCGGCGTCGAGCGCGCCCTCCGCGACCGCGGCGTCCGCCTCCCCCGCGTCAACGGCACGTGCGACGCGGCGTACTGCTTCTGCGGCATCCGCCTCCGGAGGCTGACGTGCGCGGGGGGAGCGTTCGCGGCGTCCGGCGCGGAGGGGCGGTGGGTCCCGCTGGGGGACGCCGCGCGCCGCCTGGAGCGCGACTGCAGCCGGCCCGGCCTCGCCGGTTGCTCCCGCTGCCTCCGGACCCTCGACCAG ATGAAGAGCAAGCAGGGCAGCGGCAACCTGACCAAAACGAGCAAGACAGAGGGCGGGACTCGGGACCGGGAGTGCCAGCTGATGGGGGTGACGTGGCTCTTGTCCAAGAACCGCACCCACTACCTCCCCGCCGTCACCTCCGTCCTCCGCGCCCTCATGGCCGCCGACGCCGCCGGCGCGACGACGGACCCCACCTCCTGTTCCCTCCCCCACGACTCCATGCCTCTCGCCGTCGACTCCGCGCAGATCGATGGGCAGGCTGCCTCCTCCGCCATCGGAAGGTCACCGTTAACGTCGAACCCCTTACTTCTCCTCACTGCCTTCCTCCTCTCATCTTTCTTCTAA